The window CTCGATGCCGCCAAGCGGCATCGCCGCGTCTGGCCACATGGCGAGGTCGGTGCCACCCATGCCTAGCCATCTTGGATCGAGCGAAGATATAGAACTCGAACGCGAGCGTGAACGGTACGGCATGTACGGTCCGCCGGGCAGATCGCGAGAACACGAATCTCAGAGCATGCCTCCCGCGGTCTCAGGTGAACTGCGCCATGCTAGCACTGGCGAGCAGATTTCGCCGACGAACGCGCAGTTTGGAGCAAGTCATGGCTACAGCCGATACTCGACTCCAGGCGTCTCGAGCTTATATGTCGgcactgcagcagcgccaagcGCGGTCTCTTCGAGAGGAAGATCCGCAAATGGCCCGCTTACCGCGCCTctgccatcgtcgacaCCAGATGGGCCCGCTTACGAGCAACGCTGGCAGCGATACTCTCAGTCTCCAGGGCCGGCACCAGCTGCTTCAGCTGGCGGACATGCGCCGCCTTCGAGTGCTGGTGGCTTCTCAGCTGGCAGTGCCTATCGATCATCCAACAGTGCTTACTCGAGCTTCCCATCGCAGAGTCTTCCTCGGCCATCATTGCCATCTCTCTCGTCAACAAGCGGTTCCAAAGTGGGTGGTGCACCCTATCTGCCTTCGTTGGGTGCTGCTGGACGATCGTTGCCGCCTCTTTTAGGAACGTTTCCTGCACCTagtcgcagcagcgttgggCCTGGATCACGACCAGCAGCGGGCACgggagaagaagctgcttcGCGATACTGGCCTTATCCTCATCGACCTCGTGGTCCCGAACAGCCACCCCACAACCGAAACGCTGAGTAAGGGAAGCCCCTTGTTCTATAAACAAAGATGGTTGTAGCAGTATTCTAATAAGATGTATCATGTATGTTTTGTGTTTACAATAGTCGGTCGGGTTGCATCAACAGCAGTCGCCTTGAAGATCTTTGAGTGTGACCATGTGTGTGCCATGCATGTGTGTTGCGAGCGAAAAAGTACACAGGTGATGTGAAAGGGAATGGGGAGCTGCATAGCGAATGcgccacagtcacgagtcacgagtgagtcattcgtgattcacgattagcGCGGAGTTGTGTGTGCTGTTGAGGGcgatattcacgattcgcgctTCGTgatagtcgtgagtgtgagtcaGTGAGTTATGTGATTCCGATTTTGTGCACTACCGTGACTCAGGctgtcattcgtgattttggcGGTGTCTAGGTTCAGCCACAAAGCTGGACGCTGAGTGGAAGACTCGTGACAGTTTGCTCTGCACCGTCAGCACGAGACACAGGACATTCGCGTTGTGACTCTGGCAAAGTGCGTATCTTCTGCGCTGTTCTCAACGTCAACCATGGAGGCGATCGCACAAGCAGGCAGAGCGTTTctgagctcgacgagcggcATGCTgcaagatgcgctcgtATCGTGCAATGCCTCTGCGTCGAATGCACATGCCGATTCGCTCACCAAAGACCTCGTTGTTCAACAGATCCTCATCCACCCGATCAAGTCGTGTCGTGGAACCTCGGTAGACCAAGCCGCATTCGACCATCAGGGTTTGCAATACGATCGCACATGGCTCATCATCGATGCCAACACCAAGAAATTCTACACGGCACGCGAATTGCCAAAGATGGTGTTGATCCATCCTAGGATTCAGCACGAAAAAAACACGCTCTCTATCGAGATCCCGCAGTCCGAGAACGGCGTTCCTGCCTCGACGGTTCAAGTGTCGCTCCAACCGAGTAAAGAGCAAGTCGCCACGTACGAGGTAGTGGATGGGATCTTGATCTGGGGCGCTTATGTTGATGGATACGCTGTATCCGCCGAAGCCGACTCGAAACTCTCGGCCTACTTTGGCAAGCAGGTGCGATTGGTTCGAAAGGGCCCTTCACCACGCCAGTCCGGACCCACAAATCCGGACGGTGCCGTTGAATGGACGGACGCTGTGTTGCGGTATCAGGATTTCTTTCCTTGTCTGGTCGCTTCTGCAGAAAGCCTCAGGGACGTGCAACGTACACTTACCGCTTCCGTCTACCCATCTCTGAGCGACAAAGACGATGCAAAATCATTCAAAGTACCACGCTCGGTGAACAGAGAATATTGGACACCGGAAGAACTCTCTTCGCTCCCCATCACGCGGTTCCGACccaacatcatcatcgacaacgCCTCTGATGCATCCACCCCGCTCTCTGCGTGGGAGGAAGACGGCTGGACCGCAGCTGAGCTGTTCCCCGCCAACACCGCCGCTCCGTTCGGCAAACAAGCCGAGCGAAAAGGTCGAGCCGGAATCTACATGTTGGCCAAATGCGCACGATGCATGGTCCCCAACATCGACCCTGAGACAGGCGTAAGGGACAACTTCTTACCGTACCGAGTGTTGCAGGAGTATCGCCAGGTAGACCAAGAAGCCGCGAAAAAGGGTAAGCCTTGCTTCGGAATGCTGAGCGTTCCCAGAGAGAAGCAAGGCGTCATCAAGGTAGGTGATGTGTTCAGGGTAACCAAAACCACGGATCCGCAGACCAGGCCTTCGCCTGTCTAGTGGTTAGAGTGCTTAGAATGCAATTCCAATCGTCTCCTTCGCCTGGTTGCGCTTTGAATGTGTTGAGGTTGTGCTGGAGGTTCTATCTCGACGATTCGGCGTTGTGCACGGCGCGGAAGCAGGAGAGATGGACAAAACCGGATATATCTGCGTAACAAGAAGCAACACTTGAGCGCACAGTAGCCAATATATTACAGACACAGCAAGGAAACCTACAGGAACATAAATCAAAACATCCGAGAGTACGTGGCAGTGTGGGCGAGACATATCGCGATACGCATGCTAGCGACGATGCGCGCGCTCCTCCCTGGCGCGCAGCTTTAATCTGGCCACATCGGTTATCAAGGCCTTTCTGGTCTTCTCGTACCACTTGAAGAGCATATTCCTGTCGAACCTCAAAGCCTCCAACCACTCGGGCGGTACCAGTTGGCTGTTTAACAGCTCGCTGTCgcgatcgtcgtcgatcttgggtACGTATACGATGTCGTctctcgtcgtcttctttCCTGCTGTCGTGGCAAGCGAAGAGCGAGACTCTTCCAAGTCCATCAGCACCGAGTAGTAGTCTTCCTGTGCAAAGATCGCTTTGAATCGACGGAACGGTTCCGAGGGATCGATCTTCTCGACACCCGTGATGACGAGGCCGGTCAGATCTTCGTACAGCTTTCGCACCGCCTTTTCATCCTCGATCGCCGCGagcgacgtcgatgcgGCCGAAGTCTCGCTGGTCGCTTTCACAGATTTGGTGTGCGTCTGCGATTGAGCAATCTCTTGTTCGAGTTGCAGTTTGTACGATTGCACATCTTGCTCCAATCTTTGGATCTTGGTTTGTGCTTCCAGCATCTGTTTGCGATGCAACTCTTGCAGTTCCTGTATTCTTGCATCGTCGGGTTGAACGCTTTCGCTCACACTCGCGTTGAGTATGCTCATGCTTCGATCTGCTCCTGCTAGCCCGGAAGCTTGGGCTTCCTTGGCGCGCTTCTCCGCAGCGTCgaccttggccttgagCGAATTGATCAGATCTTTGTCGTGTCGATACCTGGCTTCGGCCGTCTTCTTGAATTCGTCGAGCGCTTGTTCGGGCGCTGTGGCTCGAAGTTGTCGAAGCTCGTCGTACTGCGATTGAATTTCGTCGCGTTCGGATCGGATGCGTTGAAGCTGGTCTTGCAGAAGTTGTTCGCGCTTCGAAGTGAGCTTGGAGAGCTTTTTGTCGACCCACTCGTCGTAAGCTCGACGTTCGATGAACAGTTCGTCGGACAGGACCAGAGCGGGCGgtgcgtcgtcgtcagaTGCTTGGTTATTTTGTAAACGCGATGAGCTGCTGTGTTTGTGCGAAGTGCTCTTTTTCACCGCTCGAATCGGTTGCTCATCCGGTGCAACGTCGTCGTGATGTGCGCGCTTCGATCGGTGTTCCGCGTTGGACGACGATCTGGGTGCGGCGCAAGACGAACCGATTTTGATCTGTCCATAGCTGTCGTCCGTTTCCGACTGGTCTTCTTGGTCCGTAGTAGCTCGTCCGCGATTCGCTTGTCGCGAAGAggcagacgacgaagacatTGCGATCGCGCGTGACGGTGCCATGATTCGTTGATTTTCGCAAACGTTGAATGCTGAGCGTGTCGATGAAACGTCAGtagcaagccaagctgatTGTGCCTGCCTTGTTCTTTGACACCACTCTCTTGCGGACGCTTTGCGGATGATGGATGAATCGTGTGAtagtcacgaatgtgttCCTCACTCCTCACAACTGCTGCTCTTGTTACGCGCGCCTCGCCGTCACGCTTCGACGTGTGTGTGCGCTCCCTAGTGCCGATTCATCTGTCAGCTGTTTCTccaaattcacgattcacccGCCCACcaacagtcgtgagtgtgttgTAAACAGAGTCCAACACTAGCCTTCAGACGTGTTTTCCTCCCTGTCGCGTCGCTTGCATTTTCTTGGCTTGGGCTAGATTTTCATCTTTCTCCACACGGTGCGGTTTCCGAGCCTCGAAGACGGGTCACGTGAGGCATACCAAGATGATTTTACTCACcacacagtcacagtcacagagtgcACAGTCAAGGCTGACACTGTGAGAACGGTACGGTACTGTCGTGTTGACTCGACCAAGATCTGCGCGCCGTGTCTCCCATCATCTCATACGAGGCGCTGCCCTTCAACTCCTGCAACGCAGATTGGCTCGGGACAAATGAATGGGATATCATTGACTACCATAGCAAGCAAGTCAGTTTTAATAGGACAAGAGGAAAAGACAGGCAAAAACATGATTACGATGAATGGCGCGCTGGCAGAGACAGCACGAGCTAGACAAGTTCACGACCACCGAAAGGAAAAAGACGTGCATTCTCGAATAGCGCGGAAGTGATCTTGGATCGCGCACCGGCGGCGTCACCAGCCACGCAAAGGAGAAGCACGGAAAAGCAAAGCCACGTTGCGAGTGGTCGATTGTCCTACTGCCATGACAAGGTCGAAAACGAATCTAATGCTGGACAAGGTCGGATGCACACTGTTAGAGAACGATACATTTCTGGCAGCAACCCGCCGAATGAGACCCTTCCTCAGTCTGGAAACGCTCCATACCAGCCGAGCCCGTGGTGGCGCCAGTTGCACCGGGTCTTCCCATTGTCTGTTCCTTGTTATACCTTCGGATCTCGCGCACCAAGTTGCTGAAcgcctcgtcgacgttgatACGCTGCTTGGCTGATGTCTCGATGAAACGGCAGCCAAAGTGTTTTGCCAATTCGCGACCCTCGTGGCTCCCCACTTGTCTCTCGTACTCCAAATCGCATTTGTTTGCGACAACAATGACAGGAAAAGAGTCCTTATCCTTGACGCGCAAGATCTGTTGATGGAACGTCGAAATCTCGTCGAAAGAGTTGCGAGATGTGATGCTGTACACTAGCAAGAAGCCTTCGCCTGTTCGCATGTATTGTTCCCTCATCGCGCTGGGCCGAGAAACCGAGTTTGAAACAGAATCCATCCACACCACCAAAATGAGAAAGTCAGCTGCTACGATCCTTTCCTAGCCATCGCTTTCGGCGCGCAGTTTCGTGAGCAGGCACAAGTTTACACTTACCTGTATTCCTCCTGACCAGCTGTATCCAACACATCGAGCAAAGCGACCTCTTCGTCGATGACACATTGCTTGCGGTAAGAGTCCTCGATAGTTGGGTCGTATTCGTCAACAAAGTGGCTCTGGATGAACTGGATCGTCAACGCCGACTTGCCGacgccaccaccgccgacgacgacaagcttgTACTCTCGCAAGAATTGTGCTTTGGACATTGCAATTCACGTAAGCGTACCTATGCGGATGTTGGCAAATTGGTCGATGTTACTTTGTATCTGGAAGTCGAGCTCCAGGGAGGAAAGCTGTTTCACTCGTAGTCTGATGCTGGCTTCGGTACGAAAGTCACGAAGAAAGATGGACCGATGTCTTTGAGGCTCCAAAGAGACAATGTCTGCGAGTTGTTTGATGTGTTTTGAACAACCTGCGAGGCGCGAGTTGCGTTTCGAACGATGTAGCGGTTTGCCGGCGCAAAAAAAGGTAACCCGATGCGAAGTAAGGAAGAGACTATCTTTACGGATGTGTGTGTTTGGATAATGGACTagaagagcagcttggtcggGGTCGAGCGTGTCAGTGATGTCGGAAAAAAAGACCGTGAGAGGATGAAAGGGTGAATGGAAAGATATGGCAAGATACGACGAACAAGCAAAGTGAGAACCAACGCCAAATCGTGGATGTCGGAAGCCAATCCGAACTAGAATGACAGGCGACAGCGAgcgtgcgtgtgtgcgtgtagttgtgagtgagttgtgagtgtaagggtgtgtgtgtgtgtgtggcGTTAGAGGGGAGAGGCTCTCGCCTTGTTATTGTCCAAGCTTCAGGGGCACGCTGGACAGGCGCGTGTCTGCACATCTTCAAAGTCTAAATCGGATTGGGCACACCAGTCATGACTATAACGAAAGGCCAGGTCGAATACAACCACTCATTTCGAACTTGAATTCAATTTTAGCTTGCTTTTGCAAACGTCGGGTGTTCGTCGACCAGCGTgagtgattcgtgagtgGAACCGCAATCTGCTGCCCACCACCAATTCGGACACAGACGAGGAAATAGGCGCTGCAATTTCGCCATGCCACATTGTTCAAGGCCAGTAAGTTGGTATGCCATTGTTGCGAAGGCTTGAGGCCAGGCTAGCATTAAGCTGGTCGCTTTCATAGCTAGTTCGGCATAAAGCCGTCATTCTTTCCAAGAGGTTACAGTCtctcgatcagcagccCACACTCCAAGCTCAGTCTGAGTTGGTCTGCTCACAACAGTGCTTTGCCGTAGTGGTGCAGAGCTGCCGAAACGGCTGTCCTGTGGTAACAGTCGAACAGGATTTGCTGCCAGTCCATGCCATTCACCATTGGTTGTTTCTAAAGGTGAAAgttgccgctgctgacttacacagtcgtgagtagttGACGATTTCTCGGGCAAAATCCTAAAGAGAGGAAGCTAGCCTCAGTCCAAGTAATTGCGTGATACATGGTACTTTAGCGCTTTCCTCTGCGTCCCATGCTTCGTGTATGGACACCTCTGGGAGTCGAATCTTGAGAAAAATTGATCGacggcggtggaggtgaTAGATCATCGGAGGAAGCTCCCTTTTTCAGAGATTTGATGATTCGTTTCGCCTGGCTTTCTCAAAAGAGAAGAAAGGTCAGCGGCGATCGACTGTCAAGCATTCAACTAAAGTTACATGACTTTGGcctacattcacgattttacaggcgagacgagcagaaAGGATGTGCTGTCATTTTGCTCATAGTGGCCGAGGTGATAAGTTAGAATGTAAGAacgctctctctctctctctctctctctctctctctctctttctctctctctctctctctgtgtgtgtgtgtgtggtgTTAAATGGACCGATCTTCGAAAACCAAACAGCCTAAGTCGCCGTGCATCCCAGCTGCGCAAAAGAAACAACTTTCAGTCGAATGCAATACGTAGTGTTTCGCCACGAGATGGAGAACACCGTTCAGGTACGATCACAGACCggaccaagatcgacacTGAGATCTGGTCCCATGAGCGGAGAGCGGAGTTTTGCGAGCTTAATCGACAAGTGCCTCATAACGTTCCCTCATTTCGTCATGCTGTCGAGTTCCAGTCGGATAGCTGCTCTCCACAAAGCCACGCGATAAGGCAgccgtcgtcgacgatcaCTATTCAAGATTGACAAAGGCGTCGCAGAGACATGGGAGCTGCAAAGGACAGGGCTAAGCGAACGGCAACATGTGTGGAGGCTCGTTTCGGTACAATGACAGACTTCAtttgcattcacgattgatggACGCCGCAATTGGGTATCAAGCATCGATCGAACCTTGAGGAACGAACGGATGGACGGGCAGCGGATCGCCGTTGGATTCGGCTTTCACGACAAGCATTTAACCCCAAGATTTGGCCCGCCACGTTACCATTGACGAAATAAGAGCATCATAGAGATTGAGTTGGGCGAGTAACGGGGTAAGTTAAGTAAAACAGCTTGCTCTTTGCACATCTCGGCTGTGGAGTATGAAACGCTTACGATGAAAACGCGGCAAAACACTCACTTGCTCGACGCGAAGCGTCTTTGCTTGActtgccatcatcgaccaGAAGCCAGGCTGGCCAGACATGAACCAGTCAGCATCGATAGCTGATCAGGAAGAATCGCGCTCATCCGGCTGCCTTGTCGCGGAGAgaacaggcacgaggcaaGCGATCGTAAACATCGGTGCGCTtacaattcacgattaaccTTGTCTGTGATCAGTCGAAAATCGAAGCAGATACCAGAGCCAAATTTTCGATGCTCTGATATTATAATAAAAcagcaaatcgtgaatttgaCCTATTTATTTTACTGGATAACTAGTCCAATTCAAAATCAAAGCTGGCAGAAGGCGGTGCAGCTTGTTTTGACACGACGACAGATAGGGAGAGGAGCCTGCGTGTTTCTGCCTTGCCACGGAGTTGCGCGTTCAGAGACACGGTAATGGAAATGAGGTacaccattcgtgatttgcaaCTCGTcggttcgtgattggccGTGCCCATGTCAACTCGAATCGAGAATTGGGCTCCCCAAGTCACAAGTTTCGATGTTGAAATTCCATGCTGTGGTTATATCGAAATCATTCTGGTTTGTGAATCACATAGTAAACGAGACAGCTCCCTAATTTAGGGTTGACCCCTGCCTCTCTAGTTCATTTGCTTAcaggtggtgctgctgccgagcaCCAGACTGTGTCAACGTCGACAGAATCTATCGCAAAGACGTCATGGTAACAATTGTGGCTGTCTGGCGTACGGCTTGCCCTTAGTTATAGAAATCAGCGAATCGAGCGGGGAACCTTGTATTGACGGAAATGTACAGTATCAACCCCACCTTCACGTCAAGCTCGGGCCTCGGGCAACTCGAGACGAGGGAAAGAGGTAACTTATGCCATATTCATGGTTTCAGTGCTTCTGTGCGCTCGCTCACTTCGCTAGGAGCACCGACGCAAGCAAGGTTTTCAACAGTCAACGCTCGGAGCGGCCGAGGCGAGACGAGGCGCACCCTGTGAATAGAAG of the Mycosarcoma maydis chromosome 2, whole genome shotgun sequence genome contains:
- a CDS encoding small G-protein Ras1, producing the protein MSKAQFLREYKLVVVGGGGVGKSALTIQFIQSHFVDEYDPTIEDSYRKQCVIDEEVALLDVLDTAGQEEYSAMREQYMRTGEGFLLVYSITSRNSFDEISTFHQQILRVKDKDSFPVIVVANKCDLEYERQVGSHEGRELAKHFGCRFIETSAKQRINVDEAFSNLVREIRRYNKEQTMGRPGATGATTGSAGMERFQTEEGSHSAGCCQKCIVL